GGGAGTCATGCGCGAGAAGGAAACCGCGCCCGACTTCAAGGGCCTGTTGCCCAGCGTCTCGTACGCGCCGTTCGAAGGCTCGGCCCACCCCGACATCGACAACATCCCGACCGTCGAGAAAATCCGCGCCGACCTGAAGACGCTGTCGACCATGACGCGCGCCATCCGCCTCTATTCGTCGACGGGCGGCGTGGAACTGGTGCCGCCGATCGCCGCCGAGTTCGGCCTCAAGGTCACGGTCGGCGCCTGGATCGACAAGGACAAGGACCGCAACGAGCGCGAGATCAAGGCTGCGATCGAGCTCGCCCGCAAGAACAGCAACGTCGTCGGCGTCGTGGTCGGCAACGAAGTGATCTACCGCGGCGAGCAGAAGGTCGAAGACCTCATCGGCATGATCAAGAAGGTCAAGGGCTCCGTCCGCGTGCCCGTCACGACCGGTGAGATCTGGAACATCTGGCGCGACAATCCCGATCTCGGCTCCAACGTCGATTTCATCGCCGCCCACGTGCTGCCCTATTGGGAAAACTTCCGCTCGGACCAGGCGGTCGATCAGGCTGTCGATCGCTACAATCTCTTGCGCAATTTGTTCCCCGGCAAGCGCATCGTGATCGCCGAGTTCGGCTGGCCGAGCCAGGGCTACAACTTACGCAACGCTGATCCCGGCGCGTTCCAGCAGGCGGTGATCCTGCGAAATTTCGTCACCCGCGCCGAAGCCATCGGCATGGAATACAACATCGTCGAGGCCATCGATCAGCCCTGGAAATTCTTCGAAGGCGGCGTCGGTCCGTACTGGGGCATCCTCGACGCCAGCCGCGAGCCGAAATTCGCCTGGACCGGCCCGGTCGAGAACCCCGATTATTGGAAGCTGATGGGCATCGCCCTGCTGGTCGGCATCCTCCTGTCGCTGCCGATCCTGCGCATCGAAAAGCCGACTGCGAAGCAGGCGTTCCTGCTGTCAGCGACCGCCAACGGCGTCGGCGCCTGGGCTGCGACCGTGTTCGCGTTCTGGAACACGCACTACTTCATCTTCGGCTCGGCTTTCGCGCTGACGCTCGGCATGATCCTCCTTGTTCCTCTCGTTCTCATTGCGATGGCGCGCATCGACGAGATCGCCGCGGTCGCCTTCGGCCGGCCGCCGCAGCGGCTGATCACCAAGGACAAGCCGGTCGAGAACGTGCCCGAGAACTACTATCCCAAGGTCTCGATCCATATCCCCGCTTATTTCGAGCCGGTCGACATGCTCAAGCAGACGCTCGATGCGCTGTCGCGGCTGAACTACCCGAACTACGAATGCGTCGTCATCATCAACAACACGCCGGATCCTGCCTTCTGGCAGCCGATCCAGGACCATTGCCGCGCGCTCGGTGAGCGCTTCAAGTTCATCAATGCCGAGAAGGTGCAGGGCTTCAAGGCCGGCGCCTTGCGGATCGCGATGGATCGCACAGCGGCGGACGCCGAGATCATCGGCATCCTCGATGCCGACTATGTCGTCGAGCCCGACTGGCTGAAGGACCTCGTGCCGGCGTTCGCCGATCCGCGCGTCGGTCTCGTGCAGGCGCCGCAGGAGCATCGCGACGGCGACCTGTCGATCATGCACTACATCATGAACGGCGAATATGCCGGCTTCTTCGACATCGGCATGGTCCAGCGCAACGAGCTCAACGCCGTCATCGTACACGGCACGATGTGCCTGATCCGCCGCGCCGCGATGGACATGGCCGGCGGCTGGTCGTCGGACACGATTTGCGAGGATTCCGATCTCGGCCTTGCGATCCAGGAGCTGGGCTGGGTCACCCATTACACCAACACGCGCTACGGCCAGGGCCTGCTCCCTGACACTTACGAGGCCTTCAAGAAGCAGCGTCACCGCTGGGCCTATGGCGGCCTGCAGATCGTCAAGAAGCACTGGCGCCAGTTCCTGCCCGGCAAGAGCCGGCTGACGCCCGACCAGAAACGCGAATACGGCCTCGGCTGGCTGAACTGGCTCGGCGCCGAAAGCCTCGGCGTGGTCGTGGCCCTGCTCAACCTCGTCTGGGTGCCGATCGTCGCCTTCGCCGACATCGCCATTCCCGACAAGATCCTGACGCTGCCGATCATCGGCGCCTTCGTCGTCTCGCTGGTGCATTTCCTGTCGATGTACCGCGCCCGCGTCGCGATCAAGCCCGGCCAGATGCTGGGCGCGATGATCGCGGCGATGAGCGTGCAATGGACGGTGTCGCGCGCGGTGGCGCAGGGTCTCATCACCGAGCACATCGCCTTCGCCCGCACCTCCAAGGGCGGGCTGTCGCGGATGTCGATCGAGTTCCAGGCGTTCTGGGAGGCGGTGATCGGCGCCCTCCTCATCATCGGCGCCGGCGTCCTGATTGCCTCCAACAGCTACCGCCAGATCACCGAGATCTACATCTTCGCCGGCGTGCTGGTGCTGCAGAGCCTGCCGTTCCTCGCCGCGGTCGCGATCGCGATCCTCGAGCTCAGCCGCATCAACTCGTTCCAGTTCTGGCGCGACAGCGCCATCCGCTCCGCCGAGCTGATCGGCCTGCGTCCGGTGGCGCTGCCTCCCGTGGGCGCACCGCAAGCCGTGCCGACCGAGGTACGGCGGGAGACGAACTGACGCCGTCGTCGTCCGCAGCGCATCCTTCGAGACGCCCGCCTTCGGCGGGCCCAGGTTGAGGTCGCGGTTTGCGGCGAGATGGAATGCCCTCATGGTGAGGAGCCGCCAAAGCGGGCGTCTCGAACCATGCAGCCCAGCTCCATCGGCGCCCCGATCGAGTTCGCGTGGATGACGGCTGGCCAATCAAGTTGAAATTGTCGGCCTAACCAGCGGACGCAGCGAGCGAATCCCCGCTCCTGCCTCCGCTTTCGGCAGCACCCCACACTATTGACCTCCGCGGCCACTCCCCCTACACAGCGCGGGCCGAGAGTATGATCCGGAAACAGCCGGTTTTCCCCGCAACGCAAATCGAACGTCGCGGCAAGACATGCTCCTCGAATGTCCGACCAGGATGGCGATCGTCTTCAAGCCATCAGCGGCCATGGGAGCGCGTAGCTCAGCCGGTAGAGCACGTGACTTTTAATCACGGGGTCCTGGGTTCGAGCCCCAGCGCGCTCACCACAACAAATCAAGCGCTTGGTCGCGATTTTTCTTATGGGCCGCGTCGCCATCGGCGCCGTCCTATTCGTCATCTGTTGAAGAGAGCGGGTGAAACGGCGCGGTGGCAGATCAGAACGGACCGCAAGCCTGAGCGAGGACCGCCAATCTAAGTGGTGGCCCACAAAGGAAATGGAGACTGCGTCAGCGACCAGCCGGACGCGCCTTGAGGGGCACGACTTTATCCAAGTCGCGGGGACCCGAACGCCGGCTTTGAGCCTTCACCACCTGCTCGAGTTCCAGCGCTTCTATCGCGAGCTCATCTGCCAACCGTTCGAAGAGTGCGCGCTTTTGCGGGTCGCTCGTTCGCCTGCTCATTAGAACCAAATCCGCGGCATCGGCACGGAGCTTGTCCAACTTCTCCCTGAGGTCCGCCATGTTGTCGGCCTACATCTAGACCCACCTCGTCTGCAGTGACGGGATGCAGGTCAACGGCCAAATATACTATGGGGTCTTCGTTAATGATTTGTTTGGCCATCAGAGCTTCGTGAAGAACGCCCGCCAGCGTGCACTGGCAGGCCCGGTGCGTCACTGCTCACCAATCGCGAGGCCGTGCGAGCGAACGCCGCTGATCGTCTTGGCGATCGAGCGAACCAAGCCGAGGTCGCGCCCGTCGCCGGGCGTGACGGTCACCCCGCGTAGGATTGGCTCGTCGATGTCAGGCGCGCGGCCATCGCGCTCAGCCTTCGTCCTCGCATTAAATACCCTCCTCCTCGCAATGAGACGGCGCTCTGAGCGTGCCCTTCCCAGCCCGCCCACAAAACCCGCTGACAACCCGCCAGAAACGTGTACGCTTCACCAAAACCGGAGGGGACAGCATGTTTGAAATCAGCGGTTTCGACACGGCGGGCGTCGTCAGTCTCAAGCGGCCTTCGCTCGCTGCCGCCCTCAAGAAGGCCAGGGAGCTGGTCGAGGATGGATGCTGGGACGTCCAGGTCGTCGATCCCAATGGCCGGGTCTACACCTCGTTCGAGGAGCAGGCGGCCTAGCCGCCGAGTCCTTTCCGGGCCATCTCCCCGGTTGCCGTCGCCGGTTTCCGCCGCTATCCGCCTCGGCCAACGTTTGACGAGGCGTTGTCGAGCCAGCGCTCCGTGGCCTCGTCGCTCCAGCCCGGGACCGCGAAACGCGCTGGCGGACTGGAGTTCGCGCGGGTCCGGTCCACCGCCGGGTGGGTGGCGTGCGCGCGTGTGATGCACCGGTGCGGCGTTTGCCGCGGCGCAGAAGACGATCAACAGACCCATCGCAAGCAGGGAACGCATCGCACCAGCTCCAATTGAGCAATCGCTGGCTGTTACCTGATGCGCAGATCGGTTCGCCACAACGACAGGGATTTCACAAGCAGGACAAGGAATCGCGAGCTGTCCCGCTGTCGCGTGCGATGGTCAACCGCCATGCTGTTTGCTGTCATGTGGTGGAATCGCTTGAAGCGGCTTCGGCTTTGCAGCTCGACAGCGGCATGCTCGAGACAGACAGGGAAAAGCCGCAGCGTGGTTCCAGCCCCCACTGCGGCCATATCCCGGGCAACTTGAAATTTGCTTGATACTCAAATCTCGCCGGTGTTCTCACAGTAGAACACCGCGTTCCGAAAATGGACTCCGTCAAACTACGGGATTCCAGTGTCCTCCCTATTGTCGTTGACGGACGAACATGGGACGGCTTGCTTTCCAGCCCCCAATGCTCCCGGCTGCCGATCAAATTGCGGATAAGAGCGCCGGGAGTGCTCGGCCTGCAAGGGCGACAAAGGCCATTCTTGCGCCGCGAAGCTCTGGCTCACGCTCCTTCTGCTCAGTCCAGCGGCCAGCTTCTATTCCATCACGGAAGAGGCTCTCCGAGAGAGAGAGCCACCTTCGCGGCTGTTCCCCGGCCGCGGCTACTGGCGGTCCTCATACCTGTTGCATTGGCCATCGCCCAGGCGCACCCGGTTGAGCTCCTGGAATGGAGGATCACAACGCAGCAGCGTGTACACCTTGTAAGACGGCGGTGGGACGCGCCAGCAGAGATTCTGTCCCGCTGGTATCTTGTACGTCTCCCCGCTCGACAACGTATAGCTGCACGAGGCATCCGGGACGTTCGTCCTCGCCTCTGCGTGGGCCTGGGCAATCGAAGCCGCTGTGAGCAACGTCACCAACAATATACGCATTGTTCCTGCTCCGCCTATCTGATCGCACATTCCGGAATTGGGATGCGGACATCGCCGCAACAAGTCACAAATTCCTGAAACGCACGACCGGACGGTCATGACGGAACGACGCGCAGCTCCATTCGTTGATCGCGATCTGCAGGCGTCGGTATGATCTACCCTCAGCTCTCCGGCGCTGAAACGGGTGCCGGTACGCCCAGCGGTGCTCCACCAACCGAAACCGGCCCCAAGGGCTGATTTTCTGGCACGATCCGTTTGCGCATCGCCAGTCCGTAGCGGGCATTCGCTTTGCGGACGGACGACGTGACGTCCGACATCATCCTGTTTTGCAGCGAGTCGACCTTGGCAATCAGTGTCGACAGCTGCGATGAGATCTTCTTCACATCGGCCCGTTCGTCCGTGATGCTCTGCCGCAATGACAGCAGCACCATCGAATCCTGCTGCAGCAAATCGGTATTTTGCTGCGACGCGTGGTTGTTCTGCTGCAGCAAAGCGGTGTGTTGCTGCTGGGCCGCCTGAATCTCTTTCAAGGCAGTGACGACCGGATCCGGTTTCGGCGCGGCCGCTTCCTGGCGCGGAAGCAGTTGAGCGAGACTCGCGACATTGAGCGCAGGGAGATCGGACGGGAACGTGTAGATGGCTGCCGCGCCATTGATGGCGATGGCACACAGCGACAGCGCCAAGAGCGATTTCCGGCTGGACTGCGTGACCGGCGCTGGAATTTCCGGGGCAGCGGGTTCGTGGGCTGCTGCGGCGGCCGCGAGCGCAGCCGGGTCGAACTCTTCGGCGAAGCCTTGCGTTTCGTAAGTCGTGGTCACGTCTGTTGGCCCCATGAGCGAGCAAAAGGCAGCCGCCCACGGAACGTCGTCGCAACGACGCCTTTACGCAGCACCCATACACAACTGTCTCAAATTGTGAGCTTTTTGGATTAATTCCACGTTAGCGGCGCGGCCGGTTGACGGCCAAGAGGCCCCGGTCGAGTACGGGGTCGATGCGGCCGTTTGACAGGCCGAGGTTGAGCAGAGCAACATCGCGCCAACCGTCGCAACAAGACGAAACGGAGGGCGCGTGGGGGTCCTGCACCGGCTCGAGCATGGCATAGTGCGACCACTGTTGCGGCGGGTCAGGCCTGCCAAGCGCGTGGTGCTGGGCGGACTCACCATCGAATACAGAAGCGAGCTCGACGGCGGCGGGATCGAGTTCGGCCAGGACTTCATCCCCTTTCTGCGCTCCCGGAAGATGCCGAAGCAGCCTCGCTTGTTCGAGTGGTGCGCCGGACCGGCGTTCATCGGCTTTTCGGCGCTGGGGCACGGCCTGTGCGAGACGATGTGTCTCGCCGACATCAACCCGGCGGCCGTTGCCTGTTGCAAGACCACCGTCCGCCTGAACCATCTGGAGGAACGGGTCTCCGTCTACCAATCCAACAATCTGCGGAGCATCCCGAAGACCGAGCGCTGGAACCTGGTGGTCAGCAACCCGCCGCACTTCATCGACCAGTACGAAGGCGATATCCGCGCGCACGACCCCGATTGGGCGATCCACCGCGAGTTCTTCAACACGATCGGCCCCTTCTTGGCGGACGACGGCGTGGTCGTGCTGCAGGAGAACAATCGCGGCTCGACGGTCGAGACGTTTCGGGAGATGATCGACGCGGCCGGGCTGAAGATCGTGTTCACCCAGGGTGACCACGAGACGCTGACGCCCAGAAGCATTTTCTATTTCATCGGGATCATGCGGAAGGACGTTGACGTGCCAGACTGGGCCCGCCAGTCCGAGCCGTGACGGATTTTCCGAAGTTGGCAGAATGCCACTGTTTTGCCCGACGCCGCAAGCTCTCCTTTGCGCTGGATAGGAAAGACGTTGTGGCACAAGCACTTGGCTACTGTGCATGGGGTTGTTTTCGCACGTTGCCGCTCACCCCTCGTCCAGCAGCTCGAGCAGCTCCTCCACCCGCTCGAACGGCGCGCCCCGCATCGGGCTGTGATAGACGACGCGGTCGCCGTCGCGTTGAAGCGACTTGCCCCGCGACTTTCGCAAGCGGCCCGGCAGGAACGTCGCGGCCGCGGCTTCGGGGCCGACGTCGAGGCGGATGATGCCGCGCCGCTTGCACGCGATCCGCAGCTTTGCCGCGGCGAAGAAGTCACGCGCGCCCTGCGGCAAGGGCCCGAAGCGGCGCGAGGTCTCCTCCTCGAGGTCGTCGAGGTCATCCTCGTCATTGCATCTTGCGGCGCGCGCATAGAGCTCGAGCCGCACGGGCTCGGACTGCACATAGGTCTCGGGCAGCATGTCCGGGACCGGCAGGTTCAGATCGGGCACCCACACCGCGGCGCGCTCCTCGCCGGCCTTCTCCGAGGCCATCTTCAAGAGGTGGCTGTAGAGCACGGGCCCGAACACTTGGACATGGCCGGATTGCTGCTCCGAGAACAGGTCGCCGGCGCCTCGCAGATCCAGGTCGCGCTCGCTGATGGCAAAGCCGGCGCCTGGCCGGCTGAACTCCTCGAGCACCGCGAGCCGCTTCTCCGATTGTCCGGAAGCGCCCTCGGTCAACAGATGAGCGAAGGCGCGGATGCCGCTGCGGCCGACCCGGCCGCGGAGCTGGTGCAGCTGGGCGAGGCCGAACTTCTCGGGCCAGCACACCACGATGGTGTTGGCGCGGGGAATGTCGAGGCCGCTCTCCACGATGTTGGTGGCGAGCAGCACGTCGGCCCTGCCCTCGACGAAGCTCATCATGCGGTCGTCGATCTCGTCGGCGGCCAATCGTCCGTGCAGGCAGACGATGCGCAGCTCGGGCGCCACCGCCTGCACCCGCGCCAGCATGGGATCGAGATCCTGGATGCGCGGACAGATCAGGAAGCTCTGCCCGTGGCGGCGCTGCTCGCGCAGCAGCGCGGAGGCGATGGCTGCATCCGACAGCGGCGCGATCCGCGTTGCGACCGGCAGCCGGTGCACCGGAGGCGAGGCGATCACGCTGAGGTCACGGAAGCCGGCAAGGCCCGCAGCCAGCGTCCGCGGGATGGGCGTCGCGCTCATCATGAGCACGTGGACGTTCCTGGCGAGGCCCGAGAGCTTCGCCTTCTCGGCCGCGCCGAAATGCTGTTCCTCGTCGATGATGACGAGGCCGAGATCGCTGAACTTGACGTCCTTGCCCGTGAGCGCCTGGGTGCCGATCACGACCTTGATCCGGCCGCTGCGCAGTCCCTCCCGGGTCTCACGCAGCTCCGCGCCCGAGGTGGCCCGCGACAGGTTACCCACCTCGATGCCGAACGGCGCGAAGCGCTTCTGGAACGTTGCGACGTGCTGGCGCGCCAGCACCGTCGTCGGCACCGCGACAGCGACCTGCTTGCCCGACAGCACGACGGCGGCCGCCGCGCGCAGCGCCACCTCGGTCTTGCCGAAACCGACGTCGCCGCAGATCACGCGGTCCATCGGGTGACCGGAGGCGAGGTCATCAAGCACGTCGGCAATGGCCTTTGCCTGATCGCTCGTGGTGAAATAGGGAAAGCGCGCCACGAACTTCTCGTAGGCAGATCCCGGCGGCACCAGCTTTTCGCCGCGCCGCCGCCGGCGCTGGCTGATGTGCTTGGCCAGCACCTTGCCGGCAGCCTGGATTTCGCGCTCGGCTTCGCTGCGGCGCGCCCACCATGTGCTACCATCCGCCTTGTCGAGCGCGAGCTTGCCGAGCTCGGTTGCGTAAGGCCACATCAAGGCAAGATCGGGGGGCGGCACCAGCACCGCATTGTCGCCGGCGAACTTCAAGCGGATCATCTCGCGCATCGCGCCACCGCCCGTGTTCACGGTCTGCAAGCCGTCGAGCACGCCAAGCCCGCGCTGGAGATGGATGACCACCGTGCCCTGCTCGGGCACGTCGGCATGGTCGAAGGCCGCACTCCAGGCCCGCGCCATCGGCTGGGGGTGATGCGCGCGGCTGCCGAGCACGTCGGACGCCGTGACGACGACCAGAGGCTTCTTGCCGGGCAGGACGAAGCCGGCATCGAGATCGGCCAGCAGCGCCATCTCGCCGTTCCGACCGCTCGTCGCCTCGTCCCAGTCGCCGCAGCGCTGCGCCTTGACGCCGCCCATCCGCTCCATCACGCGCAGATCGTCCTCGATCGCTGCGACGAGGACCAAACGTGCACCGGCCCGGCGCGTCTCATCGACGAACGCCCGCAGCGCCTTCCGTGCGGAGGTCAGCTTGGAAAACTCCGGCGTGGTCCGCAACGATGCCGTTCGCGGCAGCACCTTCATGCCCTTGGACAGCCGCTTCCAGTCGGCGCGTCCGAGATATTCACGCTCCCGCTCCGCACGCGGCGCGGCCTCCTCGATCGTGCCGAGCCAGGCCTCGACGTGCGAGGGAACGCCGGCGTCGGCGACCCATTTTGCGCGTCCGCAATAATCGAACAGGCTGGCGCGCTGGCCGCGC
This genomic stretch from Bradyrhizobium daqingense harbors:
- a CDS encoding methyltransferase; amino-acid sequence: MGVLHRLEHGIVRPLLRRVRPAKRVVLGGLTIEYRSELDGGGIEFGQDFIPFLRSRKMPKQPRLFEWCAGPAFIGFSALGHGLCETMCLADINPAAVACCKTTVRLNHLEERVSVYQSNNLRSIPKTERWNLVVSNPPHFIDQYEGDIRAHDPDWAIHREFFNTIGPFLADDGVVVLQENNRGSTVETFREMIDAAGLKIVFTQGDHETLTPRSIFYFIGIMRKDVDVPDWARQSEP
- a CDS encoding DEAD/DEAH box helicase, whose amino-acid sequence is MMALHLLAQWRQSGRSGLVFLAESENRAERLGSVIHALDPSCEVLVFPRLNTLPFDQLEPSHELAGRRASVLRRLAKSKKPLFLVSTAEAVMERLPPPASLSRLSVSLKVGGAFSEQELETRLQSLGYDLDDEPDYPGGALFHGQTFEIFPAGALGPFRIEHSERAIRRIVAFDPQEHDIIFETNELVVDPMSERLGFAGKRGQRASLFDYCGRAKWVADAGVPSHVEAWLGTIEEAAPRAEREREYLGRADWKRLSKGMKVLPRTASLRTTPEFSKLTSARKALRAFVDETRRAGARLVLVAAIEDDLRVMERMGGVKAQRCGDWDEATSGRNGEMALLADLDAGFVLPGKKPLVVVTASDVLGSRAHHPQPMARAWSAAFDHADVPEQGTVVIHLQRGLGVLDGLQTVNTGGGAMREMIRLKFAGDNAVLVPPPDLALMWPYATELGKLALDKADGSTWWARRSEAEREIQAAGKVLAKHISQRRRRRGEKLVPPGSAYEKFVARFPYFTTSDQAKAIADVLDDLASGHPMDRVICGDVGFGKTEVALRAAAAVVLSGKQVAVAVPTTVLARQHVATFQKRFAPFGIEVGNLSRATSGAELRETREGLRSGRIKVVIGTQALTGKDVKFSDLGLVIIDEEQHFGAAEKAKLSGLARNVHVLMMSATPIPRTLAAGLAGFRDLSVIASPPVHRLPVATRIAPLSDAAIASALLREQRRHGQSFLICPRIQDLDPMLARVQAVAPELRIVCLHGRLAADEIDDRMMSFVEGRADVLLATNIVESGLDIPRANTIVVCWPEKFGLAQLHQLRGRVGRSGIRAFAHLLTEGASGQSEKRLAVLEEFSRPGAGFAISERDLDLRGAGDLFSEQQSGHVQVFGPVLYSHLLKMASEKAGEERAAVWVPDLNLPVPDMLPETYVQSEPVRLELYARAARCNDEDDLDDLEEETSRRFGPLPQGARDFFAAAKLRIACKRRGIIRLDVGPEAAAATFLPGRLRKSRGKSLQRDGDRVVYHSPMRGAPFERVEELLELLDEG
- a CDS encoding glycosyltransferase; translation: MRVVAAVLLLVSALHAGIWGVMREKETAPDFKGLLPSVSYAPFEGSAHPDIDNIPTVEKIRADLKTLSTMTRAIRLYSSTGGVELVPPIAAEFGLKVTVGAWIDKDKDRNEREIKAAIELARKNSNVVGVVVGNEVIYRGEQKVEDLIGMIKKVKGSVRVPVTTGEIWNIWRDNPDLGSNVDFIAAHVLPYWENFRSDQAVDQAVDRYNLLRNLFPGKRIVIAEFGWPSQGYNLRNADPGAFQQAVILRNFVTRAEAIGMEYNIVEAIDQPWKFFEGGVGPYWGILDASREPKFAWTGPVENPDYWKLMGIALLVGILLSLPILRIEKPTAKQAFLLSATANGVGAWAATVFAFWNTHYFIFGSAFALTLGMILLVPLVLIAMARIDEIAAVAFGRPPQRLITKDKPVENVPENYYPKVSIHIPAYFEPVDMLKQTLDALSRLNYPNYECVVIINNTPDPAFWQPIQDHCRALGERFKFINAEKVQGFKAGALRIAMDRTAADAEIIGILDADYVVEPDWLKDLVPAFADPRVGLVQAPQEHRDGDLSIMHYIMNGEYAGFFDIGMVQRNELNAVIVHGTMCLIRRAAMDMAGGWSSDTICEDSDLGLAIQELGWVTHYTNTRYGQGLLPDTYEAFKKQRHRWAYGGLQIVKKHWRQFLPGKSRLTPDQKREYGLGWLNWLGAESLGVVVALLNLVWVPIVAFADIAIPDKILTLPIIGAFVVSLVHFLSMYRARVAIKPGQMLGAMIAAMSVQWTVSRAVAQGLITEHIAFARTSKGGLSRMSIEFQAFWEAVIGALLIIGAGVLIASNSYRQITEIYIFAGVLVLQSLPFLAAVAIAILELSRINSFQFWRDSAIRSAELIGLRPVALPPVGAPQAVPTEVRRETN